A region of the Nitrospira sp. genome:
CCGCTGCGTTCCGGAGATTCATATAGAGCAACAGAAAGATGCCGACACAGGCCAAAGCAAAGGCCGTGGTCAGAATGGCGACGATCGTCGTCGTCCGATTGGTCCGCATATTCACCCACGCTTCGCGCACGAGATAAAACAGGCGTCTCATCCTCCGACCTCTTCCCCGACTCTTCGCTCTGCGAGCAACACCCCTTGCACCAAGGTGATCACCCGTCGATTCACATATTTCAGGACATGAGGATCGTGCGTCGCGACAACCACGGTCGTCCCTCGGGCATTGATCAATTTAAACAATTCAATAATTTCCCTGGTGCGCTCTGGATCAAGATTGCCTGTTGGTTCATCGGCCAGAAGCACCACCGGCCCATTGACGATCGACCGGGCGATACACACACGCTGCTGCTCTCCTGTTGAAAGACTGCTCGGTAACTGATCATTCTTGTGATCAACATCGACCGCGCGCAATGCCTCTGTCACTTTACGACGGATATCTTTCTCGGAGGCCCCTTGGACAATCAACGGAAGCGCCACATTGTCGAAGACGGATTTCTTCGGCAACAGACGAAAGTCTTGAAACACCGCCCCAACCTTCCGTCGAAGATAGGGAATCTCGGATGGTCTGAGCTTGGTCACATTCTTGCCGTGAACGAAAATCTGGCCCTCGTCCGGCTGCTCCTCCGCGATCAACATGCGCAACAGCGTCGACTTCCCAGACCCGCTCGCGCCCATAAGCAGGACAAACTCTCCCTTCTCGATCTCAACGGTGACATCAGACAACGCGGCTCTGCGAGCATGCCATTTCGACACATGGATGAGTTGAATGATGGCATCCATGGAAACCCCTTCGAGTAAAGGCGAACACGTTCAGTGTTCGGTCACATCAAATGCGTTCTGGAGATGTTCGATCCGCCCTTGGTCGGAAGCTCGCCCCTGGACCAACACCACATCGAATCGGCAGACCTTATCGGACCAATGCCGTTGGGCTAAATACTGTGCGGCCAGTTTCGTCAGCTTCACCCGCTTGCGGTGATCCACAGCCAGCAAAGCCCCGCCGAAGGCGTCTGTGGTCCTGCCCTTCACTTCAACGAAGACCACGACACCATGATCGTCCGCGACGAGGTCCAATTCACCAAGCCTAGTCCGTACGTTACGATCAAGAATGCGATAGCCCTTGGCCACCAAGAACTGTTCGGCCTGCATTTCACTGGCTTGGCCAAACTGATGGCGGGGGTCTGAAGTAACCATGTCGTTACTGTTCGAGCACTGTGCCGCACATTCGTCGGGACGGCTCACGCTTCGCGGCGAGGATCGCCTCGTGCACCGGCCTGAATGTTCGGCGATGGATGGAGCAGGGGCCATGGCACGCCAATCGTTGCAGATGTTCTCTCGTGCCATACCCCTTATGCGAGAGAAAATCATATTCGGGAAACATGTCATGGTACTCTGCCATGAGACGATCCCTTGTAACTTTGGCGATGATGGAGGCTGCCGCAATCGAGAGGGAGAGGGAGTCTCCCTTGATGATAGGCCGTTCAGGGATTCCGATCCCAGGAAGCGTCACGGCATCAATGAGTAGATAATCAGGGGGAGGAGCCAGCTGATCAATGGCTCGCCGCATCGCCAGCTTGGTCGCCTCGAGAATATTGAGCCGATCGATCTCATCGACGTCCGCCGATCCGATTCCCATCCCCACGGCATGCTCAAGAATCGCGGCATACAATCGGGCTCGCTCCCCTTCGGATAGCTGCTTAGAATCATCGATCCCCGAGAGCCGACAGCGAACCGGTAAGACAACCGCAGCGGCAACGACCGGACCGGCTAACGGGCCCCGTCCGGCTTCATCAATGCCAGCAATACGACGATACCCACACAGCCGGGCCGCCCGCTCGAACTCTTCGGTGGGTCCCATCAGATCAGACGTCCCTTCACCGACTCATGCGATCGTCCCTGCCGTGAGGGAACATGTGCTCCGAAAAAGGCTAGGAGGCCGTTACGGTCTCTGCTTTGGCAGCCGGAGGTTCTGCCGAGGATTTGCTCCCTCCGACAAACTCCCGCTCCTCGACCTTCGCAAACTTGCCCTTTTTGCCGCGCAGATAGTACAGCTTCGCGCGTCGAACGCGCCCCTGCCGAACCACATCAACCTTGGAGACAATCGGAGAATGGACCGGAAAAATCCGTTCGACCCCCACTCCGTATGAAATTTTTCTGACCGTAAACGTTTCGGTATTCAAACTTCCCTTGCGCGCGATCACAGTTCCTTCATAGACCTGGATACGCTCTTTTTCGCCTTCGATGACTTTGACGTGGACCTTGACGGTATCCCCGATCTCAAAGTGTGGCGCTGATTTCTTCGTCAAGGACCGCTGAATTCGCTCCAACTGATTCATGGACTTAACCCTCCTCCTCCCACCGTGATGTCGTGGCCGTCAAAAGGCCCTCGCTCATCAATTCATCCAACAACTGTTGATCTTCCCTCGTGAACACCCGACCTTGCAGAAGATCGGGGCGACGCAGATACGTGCTGCGCAATGCTTCTTTCCGACGCCACAACCGAATGGCCTCATGATGGCCCGAGAGCAAGACGTCGGGCACGCCGACTCCTCCAATCTCTGCGGGCCTTGTATACTGCGGATACTCCAGCAACGAGTCAGAAAACGACTCTTCCAAGACAGAAGTGGGATCGCCCAAGACGCCAGGGACAAGTCTGGCCGCTGCATCGATCAAAACGAGCGCCGGCAACTCACCACCGGTCAACACATAATCTCCGAGTGAAACTTCCTCCGGAGCGACAGTCATACGGACACGCTCATCCACTCCCTCATAATGCCCGCACAGGATGACGATTCGGCGGCGCTCACCCGCCAACTGCTGCGCATAGTCTTGCGTAAACGGCCGCCCATGAGGAGATGGAAACATCATCCGAATGTCTTCACCGCTTGCCTGCGCTTCATCTCGGATCGCGGCAACGGCAAGAAGAATCGGCTCGGCCTTCATGACCATGCCGGCCCCCCCTCCATACGGCATATCATCGACCACTTTGTGGCGATCCGCTGTAAAGTCTCGCAAATTATGCACCTTCACGGTAAGCAGCCCCTTGTCTTGCCCTCGCTTGAGCATGCTGTGAGTCAAGACCGGAGCGAACATGCCTGGGAACAATGTCAGCACATCGAACCGCAACATGCTACTCACCCAATCCGTCGATCAGCCGGACGGTCATTGTGCCAGCTGCCACGTCGACGGCGCGCACCAATTCTTTCGCGGCAGGGATCAAGGTCTCTTTGGCCCCTTGGCGAACAACAAACACCAGATTCCCCGGCACATCCAAGATCTCTTCCAGCACACCGATCAACTGACTCTCCTCAGTATAAACAGCAAGACCGATGAGATCACACTCATAGTATTGCCCATCCGGCAGCTCCGGCACAATTCCCCGAACCGTTCGGATGAATCCACCCCGCCAGAGACTCGCGGCCTCCGGCGTGGTTACACCGCTCAATCCAAGAATAAATCTAGTCCCAGCCCGCCTCACATGGGTGACGCTGGTCTCCAGCGTCTGCCCGTTCTTTGCGAGGAGACTTACACTCCTCAGCCCTTCAAATCGACCCGGGACATCGGACAGTGGTCGAACCTTCACCTCTCCCCTGACGCCAAATGGCCGCTCGATCAGTCCCACCGTCACGGTGTCCAGCTGACTCACCATCGCGAGATTAGGCCTTTGCAGAGGCTTTTTTCTGCGCGGCTTTTTCAGCCTCAAACTGCTTCCAGACTCCTGCCCGACGCAGCAACGTCCGCACGGTCACCGTAGGTTGCGCGCCGTGCCGCAACCAGGACAGAACACGTTCCTGCTTCAATTCCGGCAGGCCGGCTTCTTTCAACGGGTCAAAAATTCCAAGGATCTCCAAGAACCGGCCGTCACGTGCTTTCCGTGAATCAGCGGCTACCACCCGATACATCGGTCGTTTATGCCTTCCCGTTCGAGCCAGTCTCAAATGTACAGCCACAAAGTCCTCCTTAAGATTAAGTGAGCCGACAGCTGTCAGCTTCTTCATTCCAAACATTGCTTGCAGCCCATAGCTGAAAGCCATTCACTGACAGCCGACTGCGTTCCCTCACATCGAGCGCATGAGTTGGGCAAGCTGTCGACGCCCTCCTGCACCAGTCATCACCTTTGCCAGCTTCTTCGCGGACAAAAACTGCTTGATCAGACGATTCACATCCTGCACCGTCGTGCCGCTGCCACGAGCGATCCGCTTCTTCCGACTTCCATTGATAATCGTATGATCGCGGCGCTCCCGCGGGGTCATCGAATCGATCACGGCGACCACACGGCCGATCTCTCGCTCCGGCTTGTGGTCTTCCATCGCGTGTTTGAGCTTTTGCCCACCCGGGAGCATGTCAAGAATCTGCTCAAACGAACCCATGCGGCTCATCTGGCCAAGCTGAGCTCGAAAATCTTCCAGGGTGAAGGTATTGCTGGTGAGCCGCTTCTGCGCTTCCTCCGCCTGCTCACGAGTGATGCTTTCTTGGGCTTTCTCAATGAGCGAGAGCACGTCGCCCATCCCAAGAATACGGGAAGCCATTCGGTCCGGATGAAACGGCTCCAGTGCATCCAGCTTCTCCCCGACACCAAGAAACTTGATGGGCTTGCCGGTGGCGGCCCGAATCGACAAGACCGCCCCTCCGCGCGCATCCCCTTCAACCTTGGTCAAAATAACACCGGTTACCCCAACCTTCTGATCAAACTGGCCGGCCATGGTCACGGCATCTTGCCCCGTCATCGCGTCGGCAACCAACAACACCTCATGAGGGGACACCGCTGTTTTCACGGCAACCAGTTCGTCCATGAGCTCGTTGTCGATATGCAGCCGACCGCCGGTATCCAAGATGATCAGATCAAAACCCTGATCGCGCCCCCGCTCGACCCCCGCACAGCAGATCCGCACCACATCCATCTGAGAAGCCTGAATGTGATCCGCGCGGTGCACCTCCACTCCGAGATCCCGACCAAGAG
Encoded here:
- the rpsP gene encoding 30S ribosomal protein S16, whose translation is MAVHLRLARTGRHKRPMYRVVAADSRKARDGRFLEILGIFDPLKEAGLPELKQERVLSWLRHGAQPTVTVRTLLRRAGVWKQFEAEKAAQKKASAKA
- a CDS encoding 50S ribosomal protein L19 produces the protein MNQLERIQRSLTKKSAPHFEIGDTVKVHVKVIEGEKERIQVYEGTVIARKGSLNTETFTVRKISYGVGVERIFPVHSPIVSKVDVVRQGRVRRAKLYYLRGKKGKFAKVEEREFVGGSKSSAEPPAAKAETVTAS
- a CDS encoding YraN family protein, which produces MVTSDPRHQFGQASEMQAEQFLVAKGYRILDRNVRTRLGELDLVADDHGVVVFVEVKGRTTDAFGGALLAVDHRKRVKLTKLAAQYLAQRHWSDKVCRFDVVLVQGRASDQGRIEHLQNAFDVTEH
- a CDS encoding signal recognition particle protein — its product is MLDALSDKFERILKKLRGQGVLTEQNITEALKDVRFALLEADVNFKIVKEFIDRVRQKAVGQEVLQSLTPGHQVVKVVWDELRAMMGHERAGLALSSMPPTILMMVGLQGAGKTTASGKLARLFKNQGKRVLLVAADPRRPAAGEQLSALGRDLGVEVHRADHIQASQMDVVRICCAGVERGRDQGFDLIILDTGGRLHIDNELMDELVAVKTAVSPHEVLLVADAMTGQDAVTMAGQFDQKVGVTGVILTKVEGDARGGAVLSIRAATGKPIKFLGVGEKLDALEPFHPDRMASRILGMGDVLSLIEKAQESITREQAEEAQKRLTSNTFTLEDFRAQLGQMSRMGSFEQILDMLPGGQKLKHAMEDHKPEREIGRVVAVIDSMTPRERRDHTIINGSRKKRIARGSGTTVQDVNRLIKQFLSAKKLAKVMTGAGGRRQLAQLMRSM
- the trmD gene encoding tRNA (guanosine(37)-N1)-methyltransferase TrmD; translation: MRFDVLTLFPGMFAPVLTHSMLKRGQDKGLLTVKVHNLRDFTADRHKVVDDMPYGGGAGMVMKAEPILLAVAAIRDEAQASGEDIRMMFPSPHGRPFTQDYAQQLAGERRRIVILCGHYEGVDERVRMTVAPEEVSLGDYVLTGGELPALVLIDAAARLVPGVLGDPTSVLEESFSDSLLEYPQYTRPAEIGGVGVPDVLLSGHHEAIRLWRRKEALRSTYLRRPDLLQGRVFTREDQQLLDELMSEGLLTATTSRWEEEG
- the ftsE gene encoding cell division ATP-binding protein FtsE, with amino-acid sequence MIQLIHVSKWHARRAALSDVTVEIEKGEFVLLMGASGSGKSTLLRMLIAEEQPDEGQIFVHGKNVTKLRPSEIPYLRRKVGAVFQDFRLLPKKSVFDNVALPLIVQGASEKDIRRKVTEALRAVDVDHKNDQLPSSLSTGEQQRVCIARSIVNGPVVLLADEPTGNLDPERTREIIELFKLINARGTTVVVATHDPHVLKYVNRRVITLVQGVLLAERRVGEEVGG
- the rimM gene encoding 16S rRNA processing protein RimM, with translation MVSQLDTVTVGLIERPFGVRGEVKVRPLSDVPGRFEGLRSVSLLAKNGQTLETSVTHVRRAGTRFILGLSGVTTPEAASLWRGGFIRTVRGIVPELPDGQYYECDLIGLAVYTEESQLIGVLEEILDVPGNLVFVVRQGAKETLIPAAKELVRAVDVAAGTMTVRLIDGLGE
- a CDS encoding ribonuclease HII, which translates into the protein MGPTEEFERAARLCGYRRIAGIDEAGRGPLAGPVVAAAVVLPVRCRLSGIDDSKQLSEGERARLYAAILEHAVGMGIGSADVDEIDRLNILEATKLAMRRAIDQLAPPPDYLLIDAVTLPGIGIPERPIIKGDSLSLSIAAASIIAKVTRDRLMAEYHDMFPEYDFLSHKGYGTREHLQRLACHGPCSIHRRTFRPVHEAILAAKREPSRRMCGTVLEQ